The following proteins come from a genomic window of Bradyrhizobium paxllaeri:
- a CDS encoding SDR family NAD(P)-dependent oxidoreductase, which translates to MSKELSGKVAVVTGAGRNIGRAIALTLAEGGASVVVNARSNRTEAEAVAREIETAGGKALVHIGDVADAVAVQAMADAAVKQFGRIDILVNNAARRREKPFAEMSYAAWREILDVTLDGTFLCVKACLPALRKSGAGTIVNIGGLSAHTGAKNRAHVVTAKAGIIGLTRALAHDLADDGITVNCVVPGLIGTPRPKDKPEPAHHLTHQTISGNRGRPEDVAATVRFLCGPGARYINGQAIHANGGAYLGA; encoded by the coding sequence ATGTCCAAAGAACTCTCCGGCAAGGTCGCTGTCGTCACCGGCGCAGGCCGAAATATCGGCCGTGCGATCGCCCTGACCTTGGCGGAAGGCGGCGCGTCCGTGGTGGTGAATGCGCGCAGCAATCGCACTGAGGCGGAAGCCGTCGCGCGCGAGATCGAGACTGCCGGCGGCAAGGCGTTGGTCCATATCGGCGACGTTGCCGACGCCGTGGCGGTGCAGGCGATGGCGGATGCCGCCGTGAAGCAATTCGGCCGGATCGATATCCTTGTCAATAACGCCGCGCGGCGGCGCGAAAAGCCGTTCGCTGAGATGAGCTATGCGGCGTGGCGCGAAATCCTCGACGTTACGCTCGACGGCACGTTCCTCTGCGTAAAAGCCTGCCTGCCGGCGCTGCGCAAGTCCGGCGCGGGAACCATCGTCAATATCGGCGGTCTCAGCGCGCATACGGGCGCGAAGAACCGCGCGCATGTGGTGACGGCGAAAGCGGGCATCATCGGCCTGACGCGGGCGCTGGCCCACGACCTGGCCGATGACGGCATCACCGTGAACTGCGTCGTACCGGGGCTGATCGGTACGCCACGGCCGAAGGACAAGCCGGAGCCGGCGCATCATCTGACGCACCAGACCATCAGCGGCAATCGGGGCCGGCCGGAAGACGTCGCCGCAACCGTGCGGTTCCTGTGCGGGCCCGGCGCGCGCTACATCAACGGGCAGGCAATTCACGCCAATGGCGGCGCCTATCTGGGCGCCTGA
- a CDS encoding MmgE/PrpD family protein, producing the protein MASGLPRISVAETLAEKVVALKPGALPAATTRKCEDLLIDVVGLCVTARNQDYIRSALAGCDDDGVCTAIGHGRTLNAAGAAVVNGTAAHGEDFDDTFEGGPVHAGAVIVPAVLAACERHNPDGRMALIGIAVGTEVLCRLSLVVPKAVHKAGFHPTAIFGAMGAAAGVGAALGLNARQIVDALGIAGSMAGGIIEYLAEGAWTKRLHAGWAAQSGIRAALLARAGFVGPRTVFEGVHGLFHGFAHTTNGDYDALTGDFGTRWVTDTLAFKPYPCGTMAQPYIDCARRLAARGIEPEDVVQMVCEVAEGTVHRLWEPLADKQRPPNGYAAKFAVPYLLATGFVHGGVGLGAFTEDAIRDPRVLALAAKVKFVIDPDNPYPSNYTGHIRATLADGSVVEDRQPHLRGGAQEPLTRQDVTDKFVLNVRHGGWSAAQGDAALKLMARLFDGRIDLSSLRG; encoded by the coding sequence ATGGCCTCCGGACTGCCCAGAATTTCGGTTGCTGAAACGCTGGCAGAGAAGGTCGTCGCGCTGAAGCCCGGCGCGTTGCCGGCCGCGACCACGCGCAAATGCGAGGACCTGCTGATCGACGTGGTCGGCCTATGCGTAACCGCGCGCAACCAGGATTACATCAGAAGCGCGTTGGCAGGTTGCGACGACGACGGTGTTTGCACCGCGATTGGGCACGGACGCACCCTGAATGCGGCAGGCGCCGCCGTCGTCAACGGCACGGCTGCACATGGCGAGGACTTCGACGACACGTTCGAGGGCGGCCCGGTCCATGCCGGCGCGGTGATCGTGCCGGCCGTGCTCGCCGCCTGCGAGCGGCATAATCCTGACGGCCGCATGGCGTTGATCGGGATCGCGGTCGGCACCGAAGTGCTCTGCCGCTTGAGCCTCGTGGTGCCGAAGGCCGTTCACAAGGCCGGCTTCCACCCGACCGCGATCTTCGGCGCGATGGGTGCGGCCGCCGGCGTCGGCGCGGCGCTTGGCCTCAACGCCAGACAGATCGTCGATGCGCTCGGCATCGCCGGAAGCATGGCCGGCGGCATCATCGAATATCTCGCCGAAGGCGCCTGGACCAAGCGGCTGCATGCCGGATGGGCGGCGCAATCGGGCATCCGTGCGGCACTGTTGGCGCGGGCAGGGTTCGTCGGTCCGCGAACGGTGTTCGAGGGCGTGCACGGCCTGTTCCACGGCTTTGCGCACACCACGAACGGTGACTACGACGCGCTGACCGGCGATTTCGGCACGCGCTGGGTAACCGACACGCTGGCGTTCAAGCCTTATCCGTGCGGGACGATGGCGCAGCCCTATATTGATTGCGCGCGCCGGCTGGCCGCACGCGGTATCGAACCTGAGGATGTCGTCCAGATGGTCTGCGAAGTGGCGGAGGGGACGGTGCACCGTCTCTGGGAGCCGCTCGCCGACAAGCAGCGCCCGCCCAACGGCTATGCCGCCAAATTCGCCGTGCCCTATCTGTTGGCCACTGGCTTCGTGCATGGCGGCGTCGGCCTCGGCGCGTTCACGGAAGATGCGATCCGCGACCCGCGCGTGCTGGCGCTCGCTGCCAAGGTGAAATTCGTGATCGATCCGGACAATCCCTATCCGAGCAACTATACCGGCCACATCCGCGCCACTCTCGCGGATGGCAGCGTGGTCGAAGACCGGCAGCCCCATCTGCGGGGCGGCGCGCAGGAGCCATTGACGCGGCAGGATGTGACCGACAAGTTTGTGCTCAACGTCAGGCATGGCGGCTGGAGCGCTGCACAAGGCGATGCGGCGTTGAAACTGATGGCCAGACTGTTTGATGGCCGCATCGATCTCTCCTCATTGCGCGGGTAG
- a CDS encoding ABC transporter substrate-binding protein codes for MQHPGISRRQMLAGTGAVLAGAAFSTRVMAAAPPPETVTPALIDAAKKEGKVIYYTSTDLPVAEKLAKAFEAKYPGIAVRVERTGAERVFQRIGQEYASNIHAVDVVNSSDAAHFIVWKRDGILAPYVTEDVAKFYPAEHKDPDGQFASFRVWLSIIAYNTNLVKAGDAPKSFADLLDPKWKGKIVKAHPGYSGTIMTATYQMQRDLGWSYFEKLAKQNIMQVQSSADPPKKLDLGERAVMADGNEYNIFQMKEAGRPVEPVYATEGSPLIIGPNGVFKDAPNPNAARLFQQFSLSQEAQQLIIDVGGLRSVHSQTVEKAGRTSLKDIKTMKDDAAAVEKESEAIKARYTKIFRI; via the coding sequence ATGCAACACCCAGGGATTTCCCGCCGCCAAATGCTGGCCGGCACCGGCGCCGTTCTCGCAGGCGCAGCATTTTCCACGCGCGTGATGGCCGCCGCGCCGCCACCTGAAACGGTGACGCCGGCGCTGATCGACGCGGCGAAGAAGGAAGGCAAGGTCATCTACTACACCTCGACCGATCTGCCGGTCGCGGAGAAACTGGCCAAGGCCTTCGAGGCGAAATATCCGGGCATCGCCGTGCGCGTCGAGCGCACCGGCGCCGAGCGCGTGTTCCAGCGTATCGGCCAAGAATACGCCAGCAACATCCACGCCGTCGACGTGGTGAACTCGTCCGATGCCGCGCATTTCATCGTCTGGAAACGCGACGGCATTCTGGCGCCTTACGTGACGGAAGACGTCGCTAAATTCTATCCGGCCGAGCACAAGGACCCGGACGGTCAGTTTGCGAGCTTCCGCGTCTGGCTCAGCATCATCGCCTACAATACCAATCTGGTGAAGGCGGGGGACGCGCCGAAGAGTTTTGCCGATCTGCTCGACCCGAAATGGAAGGGCAAGATCGTCAAGGCGCATCCGGGCTACAGCGGCACCATCATGACCGCGACCTACCAGATGCAGCGCGATCTCGGTTGGAGCTACTTCGAGAAGCTCGCCAAGCAGAACATCATGCAGGTGCAGTCATCGGCCGATCCGCCGAAGAAGCTCGATCTCGGCGAGCGCGCGGTGATGGCCGACGGCAATGAATACAACATCTTCCAGATGAAGGAGGCGGGCCGCCCGGTCGAGCCGGTCTATGCCACGGAGGGGTCGCCGCTGATCATCGGGCCGAACGGCGTCTTCAAGGATGCGCCCAATCCCAACGCAGCAAGATTGTTTCAGCAGTTCAGTCTCAGCCAGGAGGCCCAGCAGCTCATCATTGATGTCGGCGGTCTCCGCTCGGTGCACTCTCAAACGGTCGAGAAGGCGGGCCGCACGTCGCTCAAGGACATCAAGACCATGAAGGACGACGCGGCGGCGGTGGAGAAGGAAAGCGAGGCCATCAAGGCGCGCTACACCAAGATCTTCCGCATTTGA
- a CDS encoding Isoquinoline 1-oxidoreductase subunit codes for MKSELRFQLAVAVIAVATSMFAGYAVSQTAPPALASPESFASIADTNARSAAMFTELGKVLTHPRCTNCHPATDRPRQGDEGRLHQPPVTRGADGHGLAAMRCSSCHKHANFEPGRMPGHPEWHLAPREMAWEGKTVAEICAQLKDPARNGGRKVEELIHHIGEDTLVGWAWAPGGNRSPVPGTQKQAGALVEAWVKTGAACPAQ; via the coding sequence ATGAAATCGGAACTGCGGTTTCAGCTCGCGGTCGCCGTCATCGCGGTCGCGACAAGCATGTTCGCTGGCTACGCCGTTTCCCAGACTGCGCCGCCCGCGCTGGCAAGCCCGGAGAGTTTTGCTTCGATCGCCGATACGAACGCGCGATCGGCGGCCATGTTTACCGAGTTGGGCAAGGTGCTCACGCATCCGCGCTGCACCAACTGCCATCCGGCGACCGACCGGCCGCGGCAAGGCGACGAGGGGCGGCTGCATCAGCCGCCGGTCACACGCGGTGCGGACGGCCATGGCCTTGCCGCGATGCGCTGCTCAAGTTGCCACAAGCATGCGAACTTCGAACCCGGCCGCATGCCGGGCCATCCGGAATGGCACCTGGCGCCGCGCGAAATGGCGTGGGAGGGCAAGACGGTTGCCGAAATCTGCGCGCAGCTGAAGGACCCCGCACGCAACGGCGGGCGCAAGGTCGAGGAACTCATCCATCATATCGGCGAGGACACGCTGGTTGGTTGGGCCTGGGCTCCCGGCGGAAACCGCAGCCCTGTGCCGGGCACGCAGAAACAGGCCGGCGCGCTGGTGGAAGCCTGGGTGAAGACCGGCGCGGCCTGTCCGGCGCAGTAA
- a CDS encoding (2Fe-2S)-binding protein, with translation MTKLSLTINGRALGPVDVRDELSMNDFLREYLGMTGTKFGCGAAQCLSCAVIVDDPDGTSYTSPTCVASAVSFDGKTIRTIEGHARDGELSALQKAFIAHFAFQCGYCTAGFLNEGQVLLERLAKAPVKRADLESTIAEALDGHICRCTGYIKYHEAVRDVILADSRRYIVANQ, from the coding sequence GTGACCAAATTGAGCCTCACGATCAACGGCCGCGCGCTTGGGCCGGTGGATGTTCGCGACGAACTCTCGATGAACGATTTTTTGCGCGAATATCTCGGCATGACCGGCACCAAGTTCGGCTGCGGCGCCGCGCAGTGCCTGAGCTGCGCCGTGATCGTCGACGATCCCGATGGCACCAGCTACACCAGCCCGACCTGTGTCGCCTCGGCGGTGAGCTTTGACGGCAAGACCATTCGCACGATCGAGGGCCATGCCAGGGATGGCGAACTCTCGGCGCTGCAAAAGGCGTTCATCGCGCACTTCGCCTTCCAATGCGGCTATTGCACTGCTGGCTTCCTCAACGAGGGGCAGGTCCTGCTGGAGCGTCTGGCCAAGGCTCCTGTGAAGCGCGCTGACCTGGAGAGTACCATCGCGGAAGCGCTCGATGGTCACATCTGCCGCTGCACCGGCTACATCAAATACCACGAAGCCGTGCGTGACGTGATCCTCGCGGATTCCAGGCGCTATATCGTGGCTAACCAATGA
- a CDS encoding xanthine dehydrogenase family protein molybdopterin-binding subunit has protein sequence MRPSRRDFLNWVSAGGIALSLSPLSSADAAGLPPRASLPGRANWNPAANGAGRVDGTAKVIGAKLYASDFRASDLPGWPVKTSHAMLIRAPDATHVYLGMDLGRLTGALKPSVVVTAADLARIGARVPEFYTGDLFCPLGKTPLYLGQPVGLLIFETFDAFDQARLALRDGTFVKFGEETGPVAMAPYAAYRFTRVAGATPEAPDVYSPILAGWVSPGRSQSSPLPIWSPAAKDTEAAYAKAALHGERIRGELAAKNPNLLVLDREFETQSVDPMFLEPESGLAWYDGRSGGLELVLGVQSPYEAADSIAHLLGEARAPFKPARINTQFTYMGGGFGGRDHTPFVLYVALAAMFFPGHPVRLAHDRYQQFQGGIKRHPFKMRSRIGVDRATGKIQAFAADHVLDGGGLANFSPNVATVGATAAIGIYDVPKVDVTTVALHSRGVTAGSMRGYGTLQTMTALEVLVDEVATALPLDPIEFRRRNALGPKGRTMTGNPYGVSVRTPEILDKLEKHPIWQQRARHKSAAPQGVLVGTGVACVTKDYGTGADCSLGRIELSPDGKVTIYCDHTEMGNGIGTALANRVALHLGAVADEVSVARVDTYDALGLVTSGDPYTMDQKTQDAAEKNPRWVPAISSATSASIGAHVGTHAAAEAARVIFRFGLWPAALQLWGIAPNDRRAKDWSKAQWKDGQLVLAGLAPLPLPALAATAHARNLVTGAVAHSFSRWDWSRARFPLFGEQYRAEIDALAVRRGGGKFERINRLSVKFPPTDNNRIGTTYTSMCGTLVRIEIDRASGALRIAKAYSVFECGQALVPEVVMGQAQGGFAMGVGYALLETLPPFEGGPGNGQWNLGQYLVARGSDLPLHDLEIEMLPPLTPDEPPKGMAEVVMVPVVPAILNAIFDATGRRFQSLPVTASLLKGVLA, from the coding sequence ATGCGGCCTTCGCGGCGCGACTTTCTGAACTGGGTATCGGCGGGCGGCATCGCGCTCAGCCTGTCACCTCTTAGCTCGGCGGATGCCGCCGGCCTGCCGCCGCGCGCGTCCCTGCCGGGGCGCGCAAACTGGAACCCGGCCGCCAATGGCGCGGGCCGGGTCGATGGCACTGCCAAGGTCATCGGCGCCAAGCTCTATGCCTCCGATTTCCGGGCGAGCGATCTTCCCGGCTGGCCGGTGAAGACGTCCCATGCGATGCTGATCCGCGCGCCGGATGCCACGCACGTCTATCTTGGAATGGACCTTGGGCGGCTAACCGGCGCGTTGAAGCCGTCCGTGGTGGTTACCGCAGCCGATCTGGCCCGGATCGGCGCCCGCGTTCCCGAATTCTACACCGGTGATCTGTTCTGCCCGCTCGGCAAGACGCCGCTCTATCTGGGGCAGCCGGTCGGGCTTCTGATCTTCGAGACGTTCGACGCCTTCGATCAGGCGCGCCTTGCTCTGCGCGATGGAACGTTCGTGAAGTTCGGCGAGGAGACCGGTCCGGTTGCGATGGCCCCTTACGCCGCCTATCGCTTCACCCGCGTGGCCGGTGCCACGCCGGAGGCGCCCGACGTCTATTCGCCCATCCTGGCCGGCTGGGTCAGCCCAGGACGTTCGCAGAGCTCGCCGCTGCCGATATGGTCGCCTGCCGCCAAGGATACCGAGGCGGCCTACGCCAAAGCCGCGCTCCATGGCGAACGGATCCGCGGCGAACTTGCGGCCAAAAATCCGAACCTGCTGGTGCTCGACCGCGAATTCGAGACGCAGTCGGTCGATCCGATGTTTCTCGAACCGGAATCCGGGCTCGCTTGGTACGACGGTAGGAGCGGCGGACTCGAACTGGTGCTGGGCGTGCAGTCGCCCTATGAGGCGGCGGACTCGATCGCGCATCTGCTCGGCGAGGCCCGCGCGCCCTTCAAGCCGGCGCGCATCAACACCCAGTTCACCTATATGGGCGGCGGCTTCGGCGGCCGCGACCACACGCCGTTCGTGCTGTACGTGGCGCTGGCAGCGATGTTCTTCCCCGGCCATCCGGTCCGGCTGGCGCATGACCGCTACCAGCAGTTTCAGGGTGGCATCAAGCGCCATCCGTTCAAGATGCGATCGCGGATCGGCGTTGACCGCGCGACCGGCAAGATCCAGGCCTTCGCCGCCGACCACGTTCTCGACGGCGGCGGGCTGGCGAATTTCTCACCCAATGTGGCGACCGTCGGTGCTACCGCGGCGATCGGCATCTATGATGTTCCGAAAGTCGACGTCACCACGGTGGCGCTGCATTCGCGCGGGGTGACCGCGGGCTCGATGCGCGGCTACGGCACGCTGCAGACGATGACCGCGCTGGAAGTGCTGGTGGACGAAGTCGCGACCGCACTGCCGCTCGATCCGATCGAGTTCCGGCGGCGCAACGCGCTCGGGCCAAAAGGCCGGACCATGACCGGCAATCCCTATGGCGTTTCGGTCCGCACGCCGGAAATTCTCGACAAGCTCGAGAAGCATCCGATCTGGCAGCAGCGAGCGCGGCACAAATCGGCTGCGCCGCAGGGCGTCCTCGTCGGCACCGGCGTTGCGTGCGTCACCAAGGACTATGGCACCGGCGCCGACTGTTCGCTGGGGCGTATCGAACTGTCGCCCGACGGCAAGGTCACGATCTATTGCGATCATACCGAGATGGGCAATGGCATCGGCACGGCGCTTGCGAACCGCGTCGCCCTCCATCTCGGCGCAGTCGCCGACGAAGTGTCGGTGGCGCGGGTCGACACGTACGACGCCCTCGGACTGGTCACGTCTGGCGATCCCTACACAATGGACCAGAAGACGCAGGATGCCGCGGAAAAGAACCCGCGCTGGGTGCCCGCGATCAGCTCGGCCACCAGCGCCTCGATCGGCGCGCATGTCGGCACCCATGCGGCCGCCGAGGCGGCGCGCGTCATCTTCCGGTTCGGTCTGTGGCCGGCGGCGCTGCAACTATGGGGCATCGCGCCGAATGACCGCCGCGCCAAGGATTGGTCCAAGGCTCAGTGGAAGGACGGGCAACTTGTATTGGCAGGCCTTGCGCCGCTGCCGCTGCCGGCGCTCGCCGCAACAGCGCATGCACGCAATCTCGTGACCGGGGCGGTGGCGCACAGTTTCTCCCGCTGGGACTGGTCGCGCGCCCGTTTTCCGCTTTTTGGCGAACAATATCGCGCCGAGATCGATGCGCTGGCCGTGCGCCGGGGTGGGGGCAAGTTTGAGCGCATCAACCGCCTCAGCGTCAAATTTCCGCCGACGGACAATAACCGGATCGGCACCACCTATACCTCGATGTGCGGCACGCTGGTGCGCATCGAGATCGATCGTGCGTCCGGCGCGCTCCGTATCGCCAAGGCCTACAGCGTGTTCGAGTGTGGCCAGGCGCTGGTGCCCGAGGTGGTGATGGGGCAGGCGCAGGGCGGTTTTGCAATGGGCGTCGGCTATGCCTTGCTTGAGACGCTGCCGCCTTTCGAAGGCGGTCCCGGCAACGGCCAGTGGAATCTCGGGCAATACCTCGTCGCACGCGGATCGGACCTGCCGTTGCACGATCTCGAAATCGAGATGCTGCCGCCGCTGACGCCGGACGAGCCGCCGAAAGGCATGGCGGAAGTCGTCATGGTCCCGGTGGTGCCCGCCATCCTGAACGCGATTTTCGACGCGACCGGCCGCCGTTTCCAATCGCTGCCGGTGACCGCAAGCCTGCTCAAGGGAGTTTTGGCGTGA
- a CDS encoding tripartite tricarboxylate transporter substrate binding protein: MLAVPSLLVTSGLAQDYPSRPVKVIVPFGAGGPADVTARQIGNILQETLGQPFVVENRTGAGGVIGTQEAIKSPADGYTLLMMSNTQTANESLVPQRKYELMRDLAPIAPVNYSDLVIVVHPSVQAKTLQEFIALAKSQPGKLNYASSGQGTPYHMAGELFKAMAGIDLVHVPYRNSGEARSGVIGGQVQMMIDAVPAMAPNVAENQVRALATTGQTRSTVLPNAPTAIEAGIPGYEATIWLGLMAPAGTPKPIIDKLNAAVNDIVKRPDITRLWAQQGVVPISMTSDEFDKFLRGDIVKWAEVVKKFDKQPQ, translated from the coding sequence ATGCTGGCGGTGCCATCTCTGCTGGTGACATCCGGTCTGGCGCAGGACTATCCGTCGCGTCCGGTGAAGGTGATTGTTCCCTTCGGCGCCGGGGGACCTGCCGACGTCACCGCCCGCCAGATCGGGAACATTCTGCAGGAAACGCTCGGTCAGCCCTTCGTGGTCGAAAACCGCACCGGCGCCGGCGGGGTGATCGGCACGCAGGAAGCCATCAAGTCACCGGCGGACGGCTATACGCTGTTGATGATGTCGAACACCCAGACCGCGAACGAATCGCTGGTTCCGCAACGCAAATACGAACTGATGCGCGATCTCGCACCGATCGCTCCGGTCAACTATTCCGACCTCGTCATCGTGGTTCATCCCTCCGTGCAGGCAAAGACTCTGCAGGAGTTCATTGCGCTCGCCAAATCGCAGCCCGGGAAATTGAACTACGCCTCATCAGGCCAGGGCACGCCGTATCACATGGCGGGCGAGCTGTTCAAAGCCATGGCCGGCATCGACCTCGTGCACGTACCTTACCGCAACAGCGGCGAGGCACGCAGCGGCGTGATCGGCGGCCAGGTTCAGATGATGATCGACGCGGTTCCGGCGATGGCGCCCAACGTCGCCGAAAATCAGGTGCGTGCGCTGGCAACCACCGGCCAGACGCGCTCGACCGTGCTGCCCAACGCGCCGACGGCGATCGAGGCCGGCATTCCCGGCTATGAGGCCACCATCTGGCTCGGCTTGATGGCGCCAGCGGGCACGCCCAAGCCGATCATCGACAAGCTCAACGCGGCTGTGAACGACATCGTGAAGCGACCTGACATCACAAGACTATGGGCCCAGCAGGGCGTCGTCCCTATCTCAATGACGTCAGACGAATTCGACAAATTCCTCCGCGGCGATATCGTGAAGTGGGCGGAGGTCGTCAAGAAGTTCGACAAGCAACCGCAATAA
- a CDS encoding (2Fe-2S)-binding protein, with the protein MPSVRFRLNGVELDVDADPDRPLLDILRGQLGVTGPHFGCGAGECGACNVIVGDRAVSACDTPLWSVADKDVTTIEGLGTSERPHPLQRAFIAEQALQCGYCVSGILMSAAALLKRNPAPTSREVKEALDRNLCRCGSHQRMVRAVLRAAEEMAAG; encoded by the coding sequence ATGCCAAGCGTTCGATTTCGCCTCAATGGCGTCGAGCTGGACGTTGACGCCGATCCCGACCGGCCCTTGCTGGACATTCTGCGCGGGCAACTCGGCGTGACCGGACCGCATTTCGGTTGCGGCGCCGGTGAGTGTGGCGCCTGCAATGTGATCGTCGGAGATCGCGCGGTGTCGGCCTGCGACACGCCGCTGTGGTCGGTGGCGGACAAGGATGTCACAACAATCGAAGGGCTGGGTACGAGCGAGCGGCCGCATCCGCTGCAACGCGCCTTCATTGCTGAACAGGCATTGCAATGCGGCTATTGCGTTTCCGGCATCCTGATGAGCGCCGCGGCGCTGCTGAAGCGAAATCCGGCGCCGACAAGCCGGGAGGTGAAGGAAGCGCTCGACCGCAATCTCTGCCGTTGCGGTTCGCATCAGCGCATGGTGCGGGCAGTATTGCGGGCAGCGGAAGAAATGGCGGCAGGATGA
- a CDS encoding xanthine dehydrogenase family protein molybdopterin-binding subunit, translated as MNQQAPTPSQPALPASLAANPKLSSWLKFSSTGQVTVSPGKVEIGQGIVTALAQIVADELDVDLSRVQMVRASTLASPNEGVTSGSLSIQQSGRAVRHACAEVRRIFLQQAADRLGVDIGALEIEDGTISGPGNVRTSYWELADDVSLDRDATPGATPKIATRRALAGHSVQRVDIPDKVFGRPRFIHDQALAGMLHGRVLRPETARAKLSELSEDGARAVAGLVAIVRDGSFAGVVSETEHGAELAVRALRKGAVWSDGEPLPDENDLASFLKAQPTELTVIDQKTAASSGAAARTIRRQYTRPYIAHASIASSCAMAQWDGDRVHVWTHSQGVYLLRADLALVLKLPAENITVEHLEGAGCYGHNAADDVALDAVLLAKAAGGRPVRVQWSRRGEMSDAPFGAAMAIEIEADLDAQGEIVDWRHSIWSNGHAARPGRAALPALLAAFELEQPFPRMISTNPPQANGGGGDRNSIPLYDFPSWRIESHRLTTMPIRTSALRTLGGQGNVFAIESILDEIAAERGEDPIAFRLRHLRDERARDVIRAVARRAKWKPEKQPGIGHGIGFGRYKNTGAYCAAIAEIEGAEEITVRKLTLAVDVGEVINPDGVINQIEGGAIQATSWVLKERVRFDRQRITSTSWTDYPILRFSEVPDVEVEVIQRPEIDPVGAGEAAHGPVTAAIANAVFDALGVRVRDLPITRDRIIAAMELTS; from the coding sequence ATGAACCAGCAGGCCCCCACTCCGTCTCAGCCCGCATTGCCGGCAAGCCTCGCGGCCAACCCGAAACTGTCGTCGTGGCTGAAATTTTCGAGCACCGGACAAGTAACGGTTTCGCCGGGCAAGGTGGAGATCGGGCAAGGCATCGTAACGGCGCTGGCGCAGATCGTCGCTGATGAGCTCGATGTCGACCTGTCGCGCGTGCAGATGGTCCGGGCGTCGACTCTCGCCAGCCCCAACGAGGGCGTCACCTCGGGCAGCCTCTCCATCCAGCAGTCGGGGCGCGCGGTGCGCCATGCCTGCGCCGAGGTTCGCCGGATATTTCTGCAGCAGGCTGCGGACCGGCTGGGCGTCGACATCGGTGCGCTCGAAATCGAGGATGGCACGATTTCGGGCCCCGGCAATGTCAGGACCAGCTATTGGGAACTTGCCGACGACGTGTCGCTCGATCGCGACGCCACGCCGGGCGCAACGCCAAAGATCGCAACACGGCGGGCGCTAGCTGGCCATTCCGTCCAGCGCGTCGACATTCCCGACAAGGTGTTTGGACGGCCGCGGTTCATCCACGATCAGGCATTGGCGGGGATGCTGCACGGCCGCGTGCTGCGGCCTGAGACTGCGCGCGCGAAGCTTTCGGAATTGAGCGAGGATGGCGCCCGCGCGGTGGCCGGCCTCGTCGCCATCGTGCGCGATGGCAGTTTTGCGGGTGTCGTCAGCGAAACCGAGCATGGCGCTGAACTGGCCGTTCGAGCCTTGCGCAAGGGCGCTGTCTGGTCCGACGGCGAACCCCTCCCCGATGAAAACGATCTGGCCTCATTCCTGAAAGCGCAGCCGACGGAATTGACGGTCATCGACCAGAAGACGGCTGCATCATCGGGCGCGGCGGCGCGAACGATCCGGCGGCAATATACCCGCCCCTATATTGCCCATGCGTCGATCGCATCGTCCTGTGCGATGGCACAGTGGGACGGCGACCGCGTTCATGTCTGGACCCACAGCCAGGGCGTCTATCTCCTGCGCGCGGATCTGGCGCTGGTTCTCAAACTGCCGGCCGAGAACATCACCGTCGAGCACCTGGAAGGCGCCGGCTGCTACGGCCACAACGCCGCCGACGACGTTGCACTCGACGCCGTGCTGCTCGCCAAGGCCGCCGGTGGACGGCCGGTGCGGGTTCAGTGGTCGCGGCGAGGCGAGATGTCAGATGCGCCGTTTGGCGCGGCGATGGCCATCGAGATTGAAGCAGACCTCGATGCGCAGGGAGAAATCGTCGACTGGCGGCATTCGATCTGGAGCAATGGTCACGCGGCGCGGCCGGGCCGCGCGGCGCTGCCGGCGCTATTGGCGGCTTTCGAACTGGAGCAACCATTTCCACGCATGATCTCGACCAATCCGCCGCAGGCAAACGGCGGCGGCGGCGATCGCAACTCGATTCCGCTCTATGATTTTCCGTCATGGCGCATTGAAAGCCATCGCCTGACGACGATGCCCATTCGCACGTCGGCGCTGCGGACGCTGGGTGGGCAGGGCAATGTGTTTGCGATTGAATCGATCCTCGATGAAATCGCCGCCGAGCGTGGCGAAGATCCGATCGCGTTCCGGCTGCGTCACTTGCGGGATGAGCGGGCCCGGGACGTCATTCGGGCTGTGGCCAGGCGCGCGAAGTGGAAGCCCGAGAAGCAGCCCGGCATCGGGCACGGCATCGGCTTTGGCCGCTACAAGAACACCGGCGCCTATTGCGCCGCGATCGCCGAGATCGAGGGCGCCGAGGAGATTACCGTCAGGAAGCTGACGCTGGCGGTCGATGTCGGCGAGGTCATTAATCCCGACGGCGTCATCAACCAGATCGAAGGCGGCGCCATTCAAGCCACGAGCTGGGTGCTGAAGGAGCGCGTCCGCTTCGACCGGCAACGCATCACCAGCACGAGTTGGACGGATTATCCGATCCTGCGCTTCAGCGAAGTTCCCGATGTCGAAGTTGAGGTCATCCAGCGGCCAGAGATTGATCCGGTCGGCGCCGGCGAAGCCGCCCACGGCCCGGTTACGGCCGCCATCGCCAACGCGGTGTTCGATGCGCTTGGCGTGCGGGTGCGCGATCTGCCGATCACCCGCGACAGGATCATCGCCGCGATGGAATTGACCTCATGA